In the genome of Enterococcus hirae ATCC 9790, one region contains:
- a CDS encoding GntR family transcriptional regulator, LSA1692 subfamily, with amino-acid sequence MKKQPKFQEIANEIEKRIMEGIYVSSQKLPSEYDLADEFQCSRLTVRKAIELLISQNKLIKEKSKGTYVMKQPKIQSGSGGLQSFTETARIQGKKTKTQVLECEVTEQLPTNVKQAFGESISEPIVHLRRLRYFDDEPMTVENLYILKRYLGEVSQEELSGSLYQVIEKNVEIAYSHQEIEAVKATADVAKLLQVAVDEPMLFVHSMTYSPAAKPILYDCSYYRADKYTFKNTLIRQKRSE; translated from the coding sequence GTGAAAAAACAACCAAAATTTCAAGAAATTGCGAATGAAATTGAGAAGCGAATCATGGAAGGAATTTACGTTTCTAGTCAAAAATTACCTTCAGAATATGATTTAGCAGACGAGTTTCAATGTAGTCGTTTAACTGTTCGTAAAGCAATCGAATTATTGATCAGCCAAAATAAGTTGATCAAAGAAAAAAGTAAAGGCACGTATGTCATGAAACAACCTAAGATCCAAAGTGGCTCTGGAGGACTGCAAAGCTTTACCGAAACTGCTCGAATCCAAGGGAAAAAGACAAAAACGCAAGTCTTAGAATGCGAAGTTACTGAACAACTACCAACGAATGTTAAACAAGCTTTTGGTGAATCGATTTCTGAGCCAATCGTTCATTTGAGACGATTACGTTATTTTGATGACGAACCAATGACGGTTGAAAATCTTTATATTTTAAAACGTTATCTGGGAGAAGTCTCTCAAGAAGAATTAAGTGGGTCACTCTATCAAGTGATCGAAAAAAACGTTGAAATTGCTTATTCCCACCAAGAAATCGAAGCAGTGAAAGCGACGGCTGACGTGGCAAAACTCTTGCAAGTAGCTGTGGATGAACCGATGTTGTTTGTCCATTCAATGACATATTCGCCAGCAGCCAAACCAATCTTATATGACTGCTCGTATTATCGTGCAGATAAATATACATTTAAAAATACGTTGATTCGTCAAAAAAGGAGTGAATAA
- a CDS encoding Sapep family Mn(2+)-dependent dipeptidase gives MIDEHWEEFLQTVMKVPSVKGEPEDHAPFGKAPREVLDLVLKKGKEVGFKTKVIDDAIGYVQWGEDDEDYIGIIGHLDVVPAGSGWDFPPFDLSEKDGRFYGRGILDNKGPIISCFYALILLKKMGAVPKKTIRIIFGTDEESGMSDVAHYLQAEVPPSFGFTPDCKYPVVYGERGVVNLTIHFPLVKEEVIQISDFAGDQYRDHVPDQLSVSINAKKFDVEGKRSPSNAPELGENAITLLAEKIKADSAVPEQIRAYFDWIWQAFHNKHYGEGIELALSDEDSGRLILTPVNLQKNTNGLDLEVAFRYPVSVTEEEVVSGLAKQLPEKATFTINRSIPGICQKKDSPEIKKLSQIYGEITGNDPTPVTTTGATYARKIPNVLAFGPSFPGQKGIAHNKNEYMEVTDLRMNLEIYLRSIQALIE, from the coding sequence ATGATTGATGAACATTGGGAGGAATTTCTTCAAACAGTTATGAAAGTACCAAGTGTGAAAGGGGAGCCGGAAGATCATGCTCCGTTTGGGAAAGCACCTCGAGAAGTGTTGGACCTTGTACTTAAAAAAGGAAAAGAAGTAGGGTTTAAGACCAAAGTGATTGATGATGCGATCGGGTACGTCCAATGGGGAGAAGATGATGAGGACTATATTGGGATCATTGGTCATTTAGATGTGGTTCCAGCAGGATCGGGATGGGATTTTCCACCCTTTGATTTAAGCGAAAAAGATGGACGCTTTTATGGACGAGGGATTTTAGATAATAAAGGGCCGATCATTAGTTGTTTTTATGCTCTGATCCTGTTGAAAAAAATGGGAGCGGTTCCTAAAAAAACGATCCGCATTATTTTTGGGACTGACGAAGAAAGTGGGATGTCTGATGTGGCGCATTATTTACAGGCTGAAGTTCCGCCATCATTTGGTTTTACGCCAGATTGTAAATATCCAGTTGTTTACGGAGAAAGAGGAGTAGTCAACCTAACGATTCATTTCCCATTAGTTAAAGAAGAAGTTATTCAAATCAGTGATTTTGCAGGGGATCAATATCGAGATCATGTGCCAGACCAGCTGAGTGTGTCGATTAATGCGAAAAAATTTGATGTGGAAGGAAAACGTTCTCCAAGTAATGCCCCAGAATTAGGAGAGAATGCGATTACGCTGCTTGCCGAAAAAATCAAAGCAGATTCAGCTGTTCCAGAACAAATACGAGCTTATTTTGATTGGATCTGGCAAGCTTTCCACAATAAACATTATGGAGAAGGAATCGAGCTTGCTTTGTCTGATGAAGATTCAGGCAGGTTGATTCTTACACCTGTGAATTTGCAAAAAAACACTAACGGGTTAGATTTAGAAGTTGCTTTTCGTTACCCTGTTTCAGTCACAGAAGAGGAAGTCGTGAGTGGGTTGGCTAAACAGTTGCCCGAGAAAGCGACTTTTACAATCAATCGCAGTATTCCAGGGATCTGTCAGAAAAAAGATTCGCCTGAAATCAAAAAACTATCTCAAATTTATGGCGAGATTACTGGGAACGACCCTACACCAGTGACGACAACGGGTGCTACTTATGCCAGAAAGATTCCTAATGTATTAGCGTTTGGTCCCTCTTTTCCAGGGCAAAAAGGGATTGCGCATAACAAAAACGAGTATATGGAAGTAACAGATCTGCGTATGAATTTAGAGATATACCTGCGAAGCATTCAAGCATTGATCGAATAA
- a CDS encoding N(4)-(beta-N-acetylglucosaminyl)-L-asparaginase, whose product MWGIIATWRMAHDGVLAAKELLEQEGTCGDAVETSIKCVEDYPFYKSVGYGGLPNERGIVEMDAAFMDGDTFKIGAVAGIVDIANPISVARKLSNEKFNSFRVGQGATEYAMLAGFERKNMLTPRAKKIWKKRVAEVAKTNLSPYDGHDTVGVVSLDQHTGMAAGTSSSGLFMKKQGRVGDSPLSGSGFYVDSQIGGATATGLGEDLMKGCLAYEIVRLMGEGVTPQKACDQAVYSFTDLLKERYGKAGAFSLVAMNKAGEWGVATNVEFTFTVATEKEQPAIYLANPGVDQTTIIEPITKEWLDAYEKRIKAPV is encoded by the coding sequence ATGTGGGGAATTATCGCAACGTGGCGTATGGCACATGATGGTGTGTTAGCTGCCAAAGAATTATTAGAACAGGAAGGAACATGCGGAGATGCTGTGGAAACGTCAATCAAATGTGTAGAAGACTATCCATTTTATAAATCAGTTGGCTATGGTGGCTTGCCAAACGAACGAGGCATTGTAGAAATGGATGCGGCTTTTATGGATGGGGATACGTTCAAAATTGGGGCAGTGGCTGGGATCGTAGATATTGCGAATCCAATATCAGTTGCCAGAAAATTAAGTAATGAAAAATTCAATAGTTTTCGCGTAGGACAAGGAGCCACTGAATATGCAATGCTAGCAGGATTCGAACGGAAAAACATGCTAACGCCAAGAGCTAAAAAAATTTGGAAAAAACGAGTGGCAGAAGTAGCGAAAACGAATCTAAGCCCCTATGACGGACATGATACGGTGGGCGTAGTTTCTTTGGATCAACACACTGGCATGGCTGCAGGAACGTCTAGTTCTGGATTATTTATGAAAAAGCAAGGTCGTGTGGGAGATTCCCCTTTATCAGGTTCTGGTTTTTACGTCGACAGTCAAATCGGTGGTGCGACAGCAACTGGTCTAGGAGAAGATCTAATGAAAGGCTGTCTAGCTTATGAAATTGTTCGCTTGATGGGAGAAGGAGTTACTCCACAAAAAGCCTGTGATCAAGCTGTGTATTCTTTTACTGATTTATTAAAAGAACGGTATGGCAAAGCAGGTGCTTTTTCATTAGTTGCTATGAATAAAGCAGGTGAATGGGGAGTTGCGACCAATGTCGAATTTACGTTTACTGTTGCAACTGAAAAGGAGCAACCAGCTATCTACTTAGCTAATCCAGGAGTTGATCAGACAACGATCATTGAACCAATCACCAAAGAATGGCTGGATGCTTATGAAAAACGCATCAAAGCCCCAGTTTGA
- a CDS encoding PTS sugar transporter subunit IIB: MATKKIYLFCEAGMSTSIMVNKMMEVVTKHQMPLEIHAFPAIHAEEKVEQEKPVAILLGPQVRHLSDKMKKTFEPLGIPVGTIATEAYGMMDGERAMKDVLKMIKESRK, from the coding sequence ATGGCAACAAAAAAAATCTATTTATTCTGTGAAGCAGGTATGTCAACAAGTATTATGGTCAATAAAATGATGGAAGTAGTCACAAAACATCAGATGCCACTAGAAATCCATGCGTTCCCAGCAATCCATGCAGAGGAAAAAGTTGAACAAGAGAAACCGGTAGCTATCTTATTAGGACCACAAGTTCGTCATTTAAGTGACAAAATGAAAAAAACGTTTGAGCCGTTAGGCATTCCTGTAGGCACAATTGCCACAGAAGCATATGGCATGATGGATGGCGAACGTGCGATGAAAGATGTCCTGAAAATGATCAAAGAAAGTAGAAAATGA
- the celB gene encoding PTS cellobiose transporter subunit IIC: MQKFLNWLEKVLTPMAKTVGENKYLIAIRDGFLLSTPLLIVGSLFLVLTNFPIPNWNEWMAGFLGENWAVMLNKPATASFDIMTILAVGGIGYSLAKQFKVDAMQAAIISLVSFFIVTPFTTLFTPEGSTEVFEVGSLPLRWMGSSGLFLGMVVALVATRMFVALIRTGWTIKMPDGVPPTVVKSFEALIPSFVILTFFMVANWVASLTTYGNLQEILFKFLQTPLLSLGNTLGAMIIAYLFLHFFWFFGINGSSVVGAVFNPVLRALSIENLNAFKDGHEIPNIITGQFQDMFATFGGGGSTLSLILIMILVCKSQRVKKLSQLSLVPGIFGINEPIIFGLPIVLNPIILIPFALVPTINIIIAYFCMDLGLVAYTNGIQLPWTTPPIISGFLVSGWQASVLQGLLILLGMAVYYPFIKVLDNQYLKEELEAEESTAEEINFDDFDFDTL; encoded by the coding sequence ATGCAAAAATTTTTGAATTGGTTAGAAAAAGTTTTGACACCAATGGCAAAAACGGTTGGAGAAAATAAATATTTGATTGCTATACGAGATGGCTTTTTACTTTCTACACCGTTATTGATCGTGGGGTCATTGTTTCTAGTATTGACCAACTTTCCAATACCAAATTGGAATGAATGGATGGCTGGATTTTTAGGGGAAAATTGGGCAGTCATGTTGAATAAGCCTGCCACTGCCAGTTTTGATATTATGACGATTTTAGCAGTTGGGGGCATCGGTTATAGTTTAGCAAAGCAATTTAAAGTGGATGCGATGCAAGCAGCAATTATTTCTTTAGTTTCATTCTTTATCGTAACGCCTTTTACCACATTATTTACGCCAGAAGGTTCGACTGAAGTATTTGAAGTCGGAAGTCTTCCTTTACGTTGGATGGGATCAAGTGGTTTATTTTTAGGTATGGTAGTTGCTTTAGTAGCGACTCGTATGTTCGTTGCCTTGATTCGTACAGGGTGGACAATCAAAATGCCAGATGGCGTGCCGCCTACTGTTGTTAAATCGTTTGAAGCATTGATTCCAAGTTTCGTCATCTTAACGTTCTTTATGGTGGCGAATTGGGTAGCGAGTTTAACCACATATGGGAATTTACAAGAAATCCTGTTTAAATTCTTACAAACACCATTGTTAAGTTTAGGGAATACCTTAGGTGCTATGATCATTGCGTACTTATTTTTACATTTTTTCTGGTTTTTCGGAATCAACGGTTCAAGTGTCGTAGGTGCAGTTTTCAATCCAGTTCTTCGTGCTTTATCGATTGAAAATCTAAATGCGTTTAAAGACGGACATGAAATTCCTAATATCATTACAGGTCAATTTCAAGATATGTTTGCAACATTTGGTGGGGGCGGTTCTACCTTATCATTGATTTTGATTATGATTCTTGTATGTAAAAGTCAGCGAGTGAAAAAACTTTCACAATTATCGCTTGTACCAGGAATTTTCGGGATCAATGAACCGATCATCTTTGGTTTACCGATCGTATTAAATCCAATCATTTTGATCCCATTTGCTTTAGTACCGACGATCAATATCATTATTGCTTATTTTTGTATGGATCTAGGGTTAGTTGCTTACACCAATGGGATTCAACTTCCATGGACAACGCCACCGATCATTTCAGGCTTTTTAGTCAGCGGTTGGCAAGCTTCTGTCCTTCAGGGATTACTTATTTTATTAGGAATGGCAGTTTATTATCCATTCATCAAAGTGTTAGACAATCAATATCTGAAAGAAGAGCTTGAGGCAGAAGAATCAACAGCAGAAGAAATCAATTTTGATGACTTTGATTTTGATACCTTATAA
- the rpoN gene encoding RNA polymerase factor sigma-54, producing the protein MKFQQNFSQKQQQTQKLAMTQHLQQSIQVLQYNSEELLAFVENQALENPLIEVVEPEWQSDYQKIRSANDNEETNYLNQIPDTSVSLFESLIEQIHLNYRQTFLRQLVLYLVEYIDLNGFLTIDLKEAQEQTNATSIEILDALTLVQQLEPAGVGARSLQECLMLQTERDDFAPELAYIVLEECFELLVNRKWKEIAQRFSIELSEVQRIFDYIQTLSPSPGRIFDRSSELYIIPDVKVMVDKDQKVSVLSRRGNQPDVRFQEHYFNQMLKRADKETQAYLKERKQEFDWLKKTILQRGDTILRVAQIIVSHQQAFFTNKERPIKPLTLKEVAKELEVHESTVSRAVNGKYLETEFGVFELKKFFTTRLQQSGTDTETDLSADTAQKKIQELVDQEDKIKPLSDQKIVELLKKDEILISRRTVAKYRDLLGIPSSSKRKRYDR; encoded by the coding sequence ATGAAATTTCAACAAAACTTTTCACAAAAACAACAGCAAACACAAAAATTAGCCATGACACAACATCTGCAACAGTCCATCCAGGTATTGCAATATAACAGTGAAGAGCTCTTGGCATTTGTTGAAAATCAAGCATTAGAAAATCCATTGATAGAAGTAGTGGAACCAGAATGGCAATCTGACTATCAGAAGATCAGATCAGCCAATGATAATGAAGAAACCAACTACTTAAATCAAATTCCCGATACCAGTGTTTCCTTATTTGAATCATTGATCGAACAGATCCATTTGAACTATCGGCAGACCTTCTTACGTCAGTTAGTTCTTTATTTAGTCGAGTACATTGATTTAAATGGATTTTTGACGATTGATTTAAAAGAGGCACAAGAACAAACAAATGCAACTTCGATTGAGATCCTTGATGCACTGACGCTGGTCCAACAACTTGAACCAGCAGGTGTGGGGGCACGAAGTTTACAAGAGTGTTTGATGTTACAAACGGAAAGAGATGACTTTGCACCAGAGTTAGCGTATATCGTTTTGGAAGAGTGTTTTGAGTTGCTGGTTAATCGCAAATGGAAAGAGATCGCTCAACGCTTTTCAATCGAACTTAGTGAAGTACAACGAATCTTTGATTACATCCAAACACTTAGCCCAAGCCCTGGCCGAATTTTTGATCGAAGCAGTGAATTATATATCATTCCTGATGTCAAAGTGATGGTTGATAAGGACCAAAAAGTGTCTGTCCTCTCTAGACGAGGAAATCAACCAGACGTTCGTTTCCAAGAACATTATTTTAATCAGATGCTTAAAAGAGCAGACAAAGAAACGCAAGCGTACTTGAAAGAACGGAAACAAGAATTTGACTGGTTGAAAAAAACGATTCTACAACGAGGGGATACGATTTTACGGGTGGCTCAAATCATTGTTTCCCATCAACAAGCCTTTTTCACAAATAAAGAAAGACCAATTAAACCGCTGACATTAAAAGAAGTGGCAAAAGAGTTGGAAGTACATGAATCCACTGTCAGCCGTGCCGTCAATGGAAAATACCTGGAAACTGAATTTGGGGTTTTCGAGCTTAAGAAATTCTTTACAACTAGACTACAGCAAAGTGGGACAGATACTGAGACCGATCTCTCAGCTGATACTGCACAAAAGAAAATCCAAGAACTTGTGGATCAAGAAGACAAAATCAAACCACTTTCTGATCAAAAGATCGTAGAATTATTAAAAAAAGATGAAATATTGATTTCAAGAAGGACGGTTGCAAAATATCGTGACCTGCTGGGAATCCCAAGTTCATCGAAAAGAAAACGTTATGATAGATAA
- a CDS encoding sugar-binding transcriptional regulator has protein sequence MGRFESTLDKYRPTKEIAMLDELKMIESVAPDIIEVLQERYKILRNIYWMQPIGRRSLSESMGITERVLRTETDLLKQLDLINTSKSGMTLTKKGEEVYQSLENFMDQLLGMHQTEKKLAEYFGNQRCIVVSGNSEEQPKVADAFGEALNEALDLLLPEGNNIIAVMGGTTMAVVAEQLTNLENNQRHNLFVPARGGIGEAVTVQANSVSARMATKASGNHRALYVPEQLSLATYNSLLNEPSIQEVLNLISQANCVIHSIGRALHMAARRKMTEKELVMLKQANAVAESFGYFFNENGEVVYKVPRIGIELKDLANVPIILAIAGGKSKAKAIRAYMKNAPKQTWLITDEAAAKEILKGVSL, from the coding sequence ATGGGTCGTTTTGAGTCTACATTGGACAAATATCGTCCAACTAAGGAGATCGCTATGCTTGATGAATTGAAAATGATTGAATCTGTTGCACCGGATATTATCGAGGTTTTACAGGAAAGATATAAAATTTTACGTAATATTTATTGGATGCAGCCAATAGGTCGTCGTAGTTTATCAGAGAGTATGGGCATCACAGAACGCGTATTACGAACAGAAACAGATCTATTGAAACAGTTAGATTTGATCAACACCTCTAAAAGCGGTATGACTTTGACCAAAAAAGGAGAAGAAGTTTATCAAAGCCTTGAGAACTTCATGGATCAACTTTTAGGAATGCATCAGACAGAAAAAAAACTGGCTGAGTATTTTGGGAATCAACGTTGTATCGTGGTATCAGGAAACAGTGAAGAACAGCCTAAAGTGGCGGATGCTTTTGGTGAAGCATTAAATGAAGCTTTAGATTTGTTACTACCGGAGGGCAATAATATCATTGCTGTAATGGGGGGAACAACGATGGCTGTAGTAGCTGAACAACTGACAAATTTGGAAAACAATCAGCGACATAATCTATTTGTGCCAGCTCGTGGTGGTATCGGAGAGGCTGTGACTGTACAAGCCAATTCCGTAAGTGCTAGAATGGCTACAAAAGCAAGTGGAAATCATCGTGCATTGTATGTTCCAGAACAATTAAGTTTAGCAACGTACAATTCCTTGCTCAATGAACCCTCTATTCAAGAAGTGTTAAACTTGATTAGTCAGGCAAATTGTGTTATTCATAGTATTGGACGCGCACTCCATATGGCAGCACGTCGAAAAATGACTGAAAAGGAATTAGTCATGCTGAAACAGGCGAATGCGGTGGCGGAATCTTTCGGCTATTTTTTCAATGAAAATGGCGAAGTCGTATATAAAGTTCCTCGCATCGGAATCGAATTGAAAGATTTGGCAAATGTACCCATCATTCTTGCGATTGCTGGGGGAAAGTCAAAAGCAAAAGCGATTCGCGCCTATATGAAAAATGCACCAAAACAAACGTGGCTCATCACTGATGAAGCTGCAGCAAAAGAGATTTTAAAAGGGGTATCCCTTTAA
- the gap gene encoding type I glyceraldehyde-3-phosphate dehydrogenase produces MTVKVGINGFGRIGRLAFRRIQDVDGIEVVAINDLTDAKMLAHLLKYDTTQGRFNGTVEVHEGSFNVNGKEVKVLANRNPEELPWGELGVDIVLECTGFFTSKAAAEKHLTAGAKRVVISAPGGNDVPTIVYNTNHETLTGKETVISGASCTTNCLAPMAKTLNDKFGVVEGLMTTIHAYTGDQMTLDGPHPKGDFRRARAAAANIVPNSTGAAKAIGLVIPELNGKLDGAAQRVPVPTGSLTELVTVLEKEVTVDEINAAMKEASNESYGYNTDEIVSSDIVGMTFGSLFDATQTKVMTVGDKQLVKTVAWYDNEMSYTAQLVRTLEYFANL; encoded by the coding sequence ATGACAGTTAAAGTAGGTATTAATGGTTTTGGACGTATCGGACGTCTAGCATTCCGTCGTATCCAAGATGTAGATGGAATCGAAGTAGTAGCAATCAACGACTTAACAGATGCTAAAATGTTAGCACACTTGTTAAAATATGACACAACTCAAGGACGTTTCAACGGAACAGTTGAAGTTCACGAAGGTTCATTCAACGTTAACGGAAAAGAAGTTAAAGTTTTAGCTAACCGTAACCCTGAAGAATTACCTTGGGGCGAACTAGGTGTTGACATCGTTCTAGAATGTACTGGTTTCTTCACTTCAAAAGCAGCTGCTGAAAAACATTTAACAGCTGGTGCTAAACGTGTTGTTATCTCAGCTCCTGGTGGAAATGACGTTCCAACAATCGTTTATAACACAAACCACGAAACATTAACTGGTAAAGAAACAGTTATCTCAGGTGCTTCATGTACTACTAACTGTTTAGCTCCTATGGCTAAAACATTAAACGACAAATTTGGTGTTGTTGAAGGATTAATGACAACTATCCACGCTTACACAGGTGACCAAATGACTCTAGACGGACCTCATCCTAAAGGTGACTTCCGCCGTGCACGCGCTGCTGCTGCAAACATCGTTCCTAACTCAACAGGTGCTGCTAAAGCTATCGGTTTAGTAATCCCTGAATTGAACGGTAAATTAGACGGAGCTGCTCAACGTGTTCCTGTACCAACAGGTTCATTAACTGAATTAGTTACAGTTCTTGAAAAAGAAGTAACTGTTGACGAAATCAACGCAGCAATGAAAGAAGCTTCAAACGAATCTTACGGATACAACACAGACGAAATCGTTTCTTCTGATATCGTTGGTATGACTTTCGGTTCATTATTTGACGCTACACAAACTAAAGTAATGACTGTTGGCGACAAACAATTAGTTAAAACTGTTGCTTGGTATGACAACGAAATGTCTTACACTGCACAATTAGTACGTACTTTAGAATACTTCGCTAACTTATAA
- a CDS encoding phosphoglycerate kinase, whose translation MAKKTVKDIDLKDKKVLVRVDFNVPLKDGVITDDTRIKAALPTINYVLEQGGKAILFSHLGRVKTEEDKEGKSLAPVAKRLGELLGKEVTFVSETRGAELEAAINGMKDGDVVVFENTRFEDIDGKKESKNDADLGKYWASLGDVFVNDAFGTAHRAHASNVGIASTGIPTVAGFLMEKEIKFIGEAVEEPKRPMIAILGGAKVSDKIGVIENLIPKADKILIGGGMTYTFYEAKGIKIGNSLVEADKVELAKELIEKAGDKLVLPIDNVCAPEFSNDVETQVIEGDIPEGLMALDIGPASVKLFADTLQGAKTVVWNGPMGVFEMSNFAKGTIGVCEAIANLEDATTIIGGGDSAAAAEQLGFADKFTHISTGGGASLELLEGKELPGLAAINDK comes from the coding sequence ATGGCTAAGAAAACAGTGAAAGATATTGATTTAAAAGATAAAAAAGTTCTTGTCCGTGTTGACTTTAATGTTCCTTTGAAAGATGGCGTGATCACAGATGACACACGTATCAAAGCAGCATTACCAACAATCAACTACGTATTAGAACAAGGCGGAAAAGCAATTCTTTTCTCTCACTTAGGACGTGTAAAAACGGAAGAAGATAAAGAAGGTAAATCTTTAGCTCCAGTTGCAAAACGTTTAGGCGAACTATTAGGAAAAGAAGTAACTTTCGTTTCTGAAACTCGTGGTGCAGAATTAGAAGCAGCAATCAATGGCATGAAAGATGGCGACGTGGTTGTTTTTGAAAACACTCGTTTTGAAGACATTGATGGCAAAAAAGAAAGCAAAAATGATGCAGACCTAGGTAAATACTGGGCTTCATTAGGTGATGTATTTGTCAATGATGCTTTCGGTACAGCTCACCGTGCGCATGCTTCAAACGTCGGAATTGCTTCAACTGGTATCCCAACAGTTGCTGGATTCTTGATGGAAAAAGAAATCAAATTTATCGGTGAAGCCGTTGAAGAACCAAAACGCCCTATGATCGCAATCTTAGGTGGCGCAAAAGTTTCTGATAAAATCGGTGTAATCGAAAACTTGATTCCTAAAGCAGATAAAATCTTGATCGGTGGCGGAATGACTTACACATTCTACGAAGCTAAAGGAATCAAAATCGGTAACTCTTTAGTAGAAGCTGATAAAGTTGAATTAGCAAAAGAATTGATCGAAAAAGCTGGCGACAAATTAGTCTTGCCAATCGATAACGTTTGTGCTCCAGAGTTCTCAAACGATGTTGAAACACAAGTAATCGAAGGCGATATCCCTGAAGGATTGATGGCTTTAGACATCGGCCCTGCGTCAGTGAAATTATTTGCTGATACATTACAAGGTGCAAAAACAGTTGTTTGGAACGGACCAATGGGTGTGTTCGAAATGAGTAACTTTGCTAAAGGTACAATCGGTGTTTGTGAAGCAATCGCTAACCTTGAAGATGCAACAACAATCATCGGTGGTGGTGACTCAGCAGCAGCTGCAGAACAATTAGGTTTTGCTGACAAATTCACACATATCTCAACAGGTGGCGGCGCAAGCTTAGAATTACTAGAAGGTAAAGAACTACCTGGTTTAGCTGCAATCAACGATAAATAA
- the tpiA gene encoding triose-phosphate isomerase: MRKPIIAGNWKMNKTASEAKEFAEAVKNNIPSNEKVDSVIGSPALFLQELMASAEGTELKISAQNCYWENSGAFTGETSPAALADLGVDYVIIGHSERREYFHETDEDINKKAKAIFANGMIPILCCGESLETYEAGKTAEWIEGQITAGLEGLTDGQVSNMVIAYEPIWAIGTGKSADAQIADEICGVVRQTVEKLYGKEVSDAVRIQYGGSVKPENIAEYMAKENVDGALVGGASLQADSFLALLDAVK, translated from the coding sequence ATGCGTAAACCAATTATCGCTGGTAACTGGAAAATGAACAAAACTGCATCTGAAGCAAAAGAATTTGCTGAAGCAGTAAAAAACAACATCCCTTCAAATGAAAAAGTTGATTCTGTTATCGGATCACCTGCTTTGTTCTTACAAGAACTAATGGCTTCAGCTGAAGGAACAGAATTAAAAATCTCAGCACAAAACTGCTACTGGGAAAACTCAGGTGCATTCACAGGTGAAACTTCACCAGCTGCTTTAGCAGACTTAGGTGTGGACTATGTGATCATCGGACATTCAGAACGTCGTGAATACTTCCATGAAACAGATGAAGACATCAACAAAAAAGCGAAAGCTATCTTTGCAAACGGCATGATCCCAATTCTTTGCTGTGGTGAATCTTTAGAAACTTACGAAGCTGGAAAAACAGCTGAATGGATCGAAGGACAAATCACTGCTGGTCTTGAAGGATTGACAGATGGCCAAGTAAGCAACATGGTTATTGCTTACGAACCAATTTGGGCAATCGGTACTGGTAAATCAGCTGATGCACAAATTGCTGACGAAATCTGTGGCGTTGTACGTCAAACAGTTGAAAAATTATACGGCAAGGAAGTATCTGATGCAGTACGTATCCAATACGGTGGTTCTGTAAAACCAGAAAACATTGCTGAATATATGGCGAAAGAAAATGTTGACGGAGCATTAGTTGGTGGCGCAAGCTTACAAGCTGATTCATTCTTAGCATTATTAGACGCTGTAAAATAA